The Lutibacter sp. A64 genome segment CTAAAAAATACATTCTACAAAAATTAAATCAAGCTGTAACTTTTGAAAACTTCTTACAAACAAAATATGTTGGTCAAAAACGTTTTTCTTTAGAAGGTGGCGAAACTTTAATACCAGCATTAGGATCTGTTATTAGAAATGCTGCAGAAATTTATGATGTAGACGAGTTTGTTTTAGGTATGGCACATAGAGGACGTTTAAATACGCTTGCCAATATTTTTAGAAAACCAATACGCGATATTTTTAGCGAATTTGAAGGAAAAGATTTTGAAGACGAAACCATAGATGGTGATGTTAAATACCATTTAGGTTTAACAATTAATAAAACCTTAAAAAACAATAAGGAACTAAAAATGAACTTAGTTCCAAACCCTTCGCATTTAGAAACTGTTGGACCAATAGTAGAAGGTATTACACGCGCAAAAATTGATAAAACTTATGATGGAAATAATTCCAAAATATTACCAATTATTGTTCACGGAGATGCTGCAATTGCAGGACAAGGGTTAGTGTATGAAGTAACACAAATGAGCAAACTACCTGGATATACAACAGGTGGTACAATACATATAGTTATAAACAATCAAATTGGTTTTACCACCAATTATTTAGATGGTAGATCTAGTACCTATTGTACAGATATAGCAAAAGTAACGCTATCGCCTGTTTTACACGTAAATGCAGACGATGTTGAAGCCGTTGTTCATGCAGTAGAAATGGCCTTAGATTTTAGAATGAAATTTAAACGCGACATTTTTATTGATTTATTAGGTTATAGAAAATACGGTCATAATGAAGGCGACGAACCTAGATTTACACAACCAAAACTATACAAAGCAATTGCCAAACATAAAAACCCTAGAGATATTTATGCCGAAAAATTAATTTCAGAAGGTACTATTGACTCTAGTTATTTAAACAATACAATAGCAGAATTTAAAAATCTATTAGAAGAAGAATACCAACTTTCTAAACAAACTGAAACTTCTAAAGTTAGTGAGTTTATGAAAGATACTTGGAAAGATTTTAAGAGACATAGATTAGACGCTATGTTAATTTCTGAAACTACAGATTATCCAAAATCAAAATTAGAAACAATTTCAAATGCAGTATCTACTGTTCCAGAAGGCGTAAAATTTTTAAGAAAAGCAGAACGTATTCTTAGAGATAGAAATAGAATGGTTTTTGAAACCAATAAAATTGATTGGGGTATGGCTGAAACTTTAGCCTACGGAAGTTTACTTCAAGAAGGTTTTGACGTTCGTATTTCTGGTCAAGATGTTGAACGTGGAACTTTTAGCCACAGACACGCAATTTTACGCGATGAAATTTCTGAAGAAAGAATAAACCTATTAAATACAGTTGAAGGCAACAAAGGACAAATGTATATTTACAACTCTTTGTTATCTGAATACGGAGTTTTAGGGTTTGATTATGGTTATGCAATGGCAAATCCAAATACATTAACTATTTGGGAAGCTCAATTTGGAGATTTTAGTAACGGAGCACAAATTATTTTCGACCAGTACCTATCTGCTGCAGAAGATAAATGGAAACTTCAAAATGGTATTGTAGTTTTATTACCACACGGTTACGAAGGACAAGGTTCTGAACATTCATCGGCACGTATGGAACGTTATTTACAATTGTGCGCTATAGATAATATGATAGTTACAAATTGTACAACACCTGCAAACTTTTACCACTTATTACGCCGTCAAATGATTCGTAAGTACAGAAAACCACTTATTGTATTTACACCAAAAAGTTTATTACGCCATCCATTAGTTACTTCAACTTTAGATGAATTTTCAAAAGGAAGTTTTCAAGAAGTTATAGATGACACTATAGACCCAAACAATGTAACTAAATTAGTATTTTGTACAGGTAAATTTTATTACGATTTATTAGCAGAAAGAACAAATTTAGAGAGAAACGATATTGCTCTTGTAAGAATTGAGCAACTTTTCCCACTTCATTTAGATAAATTACAACAAATTATAGATAAATATCCAAACGTAAAAAATTATGTTTGGGCACAAGAAGAACCAGAAAATATGGGTGCTTGGAGTTATATGTTACAACGTTTTAGATTGGTACATTTAGAAGTTGCTTCACAACCTTTTTATGCAGTTCCTGCAGCAGGATCTTCTGCTCGTTTTAAAAGAAGACATCAAAGAATAATAGATAAAATATTTCAAACTAACGAATAAAAAAATCGTCATAAAAGATTAAAAAAAGAACAACATGGTTTTAGAAATGAAAGTTCCCTCTCCGGGAGAATCAATTACAGAAGTAGAAATAGCAACTTGGCTTGTAGAAGATGGTGATTATGTTGAAAAAGATCAACCAATTGCTGAAGTAGACTCTGACAAAGCAACTTTAGAATTACCTGCTGAAGAAAGCGGAATTATAACATTAAAAGCAGAAGAAGGTGATGCCGTAGAAGTTGGAGCAGTAGTTTGCTTAATAGATATGGATGCTAAAAAACCAGAAGGAACAGCTAAAGAAACAACTAAAGTTGTTGAAGCTGAAACCCCAAAAGTTGAAGCGCAACCAAAAGAAGAAAAAACAACTTACGCAAGTGGTGCAGCTTCACCAGCAGCTAAAAAAATATTGGCTGAAAAAGGAATTTCTGCATCAACAGTAAAAGGAACTGGAAAAGATGGTAGAATTACAAAAGATGATGCCGTAAAAGCTGTTCCAAGTATGGGAACCCCTACCGGAGGCGCACGTGGTTCAGAAAAAAGCAAACTTTCTATGTTACGTAGAAAAGTTGCACAACGTTTAGTTGCAGTTAAAAATGAAACTGCAATGCTTACTACTTTTAACGAGGTAGATATGAAACCCATTTTTGATTTACGTAAAGAATTTAAAGAAGATTTTAAAGCTAAACACGGTGTAAGTTTAGGATTTATGAGCTTCTTTACATTAGCAGTTGTAAGAGCTCTTAAAATATACCCAGACGTAAACTCAATGTTAGATGGAGATTATAAAATTTCACACGATTTTCAAGATATTTCAATTGCAGTTTCTGGACCAAAAGGTTTAATGGTACCAGTAATTAGAAATGCTGAAAATTTAAGTTTTAGAGGTGTAGAAAGTGAAGTAAAACGTTTAGCAATTAGAGCTAGAGATGGACAAATTACTGTAGATGAAATGACTGGAGGAACATTTACCATAACAAATGGAGGTGTTTTTGGCTCTATGTTATCTACACCAATTATTAACCCACCTCAAAGTGGTATTTTAGGAATGCATAATATAGTAGAACGCCCTGTTGCTATAAATGGCGAAGTAGTTATTAGACCAATTATGTATGTTGCCCTTTCTTACGATCATAGAATTATTGATGGAAAAGAATCTGTTGGATTTTTAGTTGCTGTTAAAGAAGCTTTAGAAAACCCAATAGAACTTTTAATGGATAACAATCCTAAAAAAGCATTGGAATTATAAAAAATAATACCTTTAAATTGAAAGTCGAACAGTCGTTCGGCTTTTTTTTATGACAAATGTCATTCTTATTTAAAATTGTTCTAAATAAGCTTGTTTCTTATTTAGAATGGTTCTAGTTTTGTGTCTCAAACTAAGATATAGAATGAAATTCTTTAGAAATAAATTTATTTTAAAGTTCTTAAGCTTACTAAGTATAAGCATTCTATTATTGAATATTGCTAACAAAAGTGTTTATTTACATTCGCATAAACTAGCTAATGGAGAAATAGTAACGCACGCTCATCCTTTTAATCAACAACAAGACCATGACCCTTTAAAATCTCATAAACACTCAAGCCTAGAGTATTTACTATTAAGTGCAATAGACATATTTAACTTAACTATTATTGCATTTACTGTAGTTATATTAAAATTAGTAATTACTAATAAATTTTATTATCCAAAAAAATTCATTAGACAGCTTTATTTTCATTATAAACAAAACAAATCCCCCCCTTTTTTAAATAGTATTTAGGGAAAAAAAATCAAATCAACTATTTAAAATATATAATGAAGAAAATTATTATTATTCTAATAAACATAGTGTTTATTGGGCAAACTATATTTGCACAAGACAGCAATAAAAGTGCAAGTATAACAGGAAAAACGACAAGTAATGGAGCCGAAATCCCGTATGTATCTATCTTTTTAAAAGGTACAACTATTGGAACCACTACAAACGAAAATGCAGAGTTCAACATCATAAATTTAAAACCTGGCTTTTACACAATACAAATACAGTCTATTGGTTTTAAACCATTTGAACAAAATATAGAGCTAGAAAATAACGAAAACAAACATATTAACATTGAATTAGAACCAGACGTTTTAGGTTTAGAAGAAGTTGTTGTAACAGGAAATAGAAGTAGAATTATGCGTAAAAAAGCTTCTACTATTGTAAATGTTATTAATGCTGAAATTTTTCAATCTACACAGTCTGCAACATTAAGTGAAGGACTTAATTTTTGTTCTGGTTTAAGAATGGAAAATGATTGTCAGAACTGTGGATTTAGTCAAGTTAGAATGAATGGTTTAGAAGGACCTTATTCACAAATATTAATAAACAGTCGCCCAATTTTTAGTGGATTAGCAGGAGTTTATGGATTAGAATTAATCCCTTCAAATATGATTGAAAAAGTAGAAATTATTCGTGGTGGTGGTTCTGCTTTGTACGGAAGTAATGCCATTGCAGGAACCATAAATTTATTATTAAAAGATCCTACACAAGATGCATACGAAATAGGAATAACAGACTCTTTTATAGGTGTTGGTGGAAACGGAGATAACACCGCAACAGATTATACATTAAACTTTAATGCTACAGTTGTTGGTGAAGATGATAAAAATGGAGTTTCAATTTATGGTTTCCACAGAAATAGAAAACCTTATGACGATAATAATGATTCATTTTCTGAAATTGCATCATTAAATAACACTACTTTAGGCTCTAGAATGTTTCAAAAATTGGGTACAAGAGCTAAAGTTTCTTTAGATTTCTTTCATATTAACGAAAAAAGAAGAGGAGGAAATAAATTTGATTTACCAAATCACGAAGCAGATATTTCAGAAGCTGTTGAACATCATTTAACCACAGCAGCAGTAACTTTTGAACAATATTATAGAGAAAATGATTTGCTTTCTATTTTTGCTTCAAGTCAAAAAATTAATCGTGATTCTTATTACGGAGCTGAACAATCTCTTTCAGATTACGGAAACACAAAAGACTTTACTTTTAATACAGGAGTTCAATACAATGCTAAATTTAAAAACTCTGAATTAGTTTCAGGAATTGAAAATACATACTCAGCCCTAAAAGATAAAAAATTAGGATATGTTGAGTATAGCATTTCTAATTTAGGAGATTTAGTTGAAACCCATTATAATAATACGATTGTTTCAGACCAAAAAATGAACACCTTAGGTCTTTTCTCTCAATATGATATTAGATTGAACAAATTCAAACTATCTTTAGGAGCAAGATTCGACACTTATAAGGTGGAAGACAAAGAAAAACAAGCTGATGATAAAACAGGTAATGTATTTAGTCCAAGAGTAAATCTATTATATGATATTCAACCAAACTTTCAAGCACGTTTAAGCTATTCTGCAGGTTATAGAGCTCCTCAAATTTTTGATGAAGATTTACATATTGAAACTTCAGGTTCAAGAAAAGTAATTCACGAAAACGCTTCTGATTTAGAACAAGAAACAAGCGATAGTTTTATGCTATCTTTTGATTACAGTAAAATATTTGAAAACAACAGTAACCTTGGAATTTTAATAGAAGGGTTTTACACAAAATTAAACAATCCATTTGTAAATGAATTCTCTGACCCAAGTGCTGATGGAGTAGTAACATATTTAAGAGTAAATGCTGATGAAGGCGCAACTGTAAGTGGTGTAAATTTTGAATTAAACTATGTGCCCAATGCAGATTTAAAATTAAAGGCTGGTTATACTTTTCAAACTAGTGAATACGAGGAAGCTCAAGAATTTAATGAAAAAAGTTTCTTTAGAACTCCAGACAGTTATGGTTTTTTTACTGCTGATTGGGAATTAACTGATACTTGGTGTGTTATTGGAACTGGTACTTTTACTGGAAAAATGTTAGTCCCTTATTTTGGTGCTGATCTTGCCAATCCTGAAGATGGAGAACTTAGAGAATCTGATACTTTTTTTGATGCAGGTTTAAAAATTACAAAAACTATAAAATTAGCTCATAATAATTTAGAAATTTCAGGTGGAATTAAAAATATATTCAATTCTTTTCAAGAAGATTTTGATACAGGAATTGACAGAGATCCTGCTTATATTTATGGCCCAATGACACCTAGAACAATATATTTTGGTTTAAAATTTGGAAATATTTTAAACTAACCTTTTTATACATTTAGATAATAGCCAATCTAACTTTATAATTGAAGAGGCTGTTTAGAAAGTAGAATTTCCGTCAACCTAAACTTGTTTCAGGTTCTCATATTGATTCGTAACAATTATGATGAGATTCTGAAACAAGTTCAGAATGACGAGTTTTAATACTTTTTAAACAGTCTCTTCTAATTCAATATTAATCC includes the following:
- the odhB gene encoding 2-oxoglutarate dehydrogenase complex dihydrolipoyllysine-residue succinyltransferase, whose translation is MVLEMKVPSPGESITEVEIATWLVEDGDYVEKDQPIAEVDSDKATLELPAEESGIITLKAEEGDAVEVGAVVCLIDMDAKKPEGTAKETTKVVEAETPKVEAQPKEEKTTYASGAASPAAKKILAEKGISASTVKGTGKDGRITKDDAVKAVPSMGTPTGGARGSEKSKLSMLRRKVAQRLVAVKNETAMLTTFNEVDMKPIFDLRKEFKEDFKAKHGVSLGFMSFFTLAVVRALKIYPDVNSMLDGDYKISHDFQDISIAVSGPKGLMVPVIRNAENLSFRGVESEVKRLAIRARDGQITVDEMTGGTFTITNGGVFGSMLSTPIINPPQSGILGMHNIVERPVAINGEVVIRPIMYVALSYDHRIIDGKESVGFLVAVKEALENPIELLMDNNPKKALEL
- a CDS encoding 2-oxoglutarate dehydrogenase E1 component, with the protein product MDKFSFLNAVHTEFIADLYDQYLINPDSVETSWRSFFQGYDFANENYSLTDAEVQIPENVFKEFKVIDLINGYRTRGHFFTKTNPVRARRQYTPTLEIENFGLSENDLDTVFDAGGMIGSGKNTLRNIIKHLQNIYCDSIGVEYMYIRNPKEIKWLQKQLNRNSNHPNYSVESKKYILQKLNQAVTFENFLQTKYVGQKRFSLEGGETLIPALGSVIRNAAEIYDVDEFVLGMAHRGRLNTLANIFRKPIRDIFSEFEGKDFEDETIDGDVKYHLGLTINKTLKNNKELKMNLVPNPSHLETVGPIVEGITRAKIDKTYDGNNSKILPIIVHGDAAIAGQGLVYEVTQMSKLPGYTTGGTIHIVINNQIGFTTNYLDGRSSTYCTDIAKVTLSPVLHVNADDVEAVVHAVEMALDFRMKFKRDIFIDLLGYRKYGHNEGDEPRFTQPKLYKAIAKHKNPRDIYAEKLISEGTIDSSYLNNTIAEFKNLLEEEYQLSKQTETSKVSEFMKDTWKDFKRHRLDAMLISETTDYPKSKLETISNAVSTVPEGVKFLRKAERILRDRNRMVFETNKIDWGMAETLAYGSLLQEGFDVRISGQDVERGTFSHRHAILRDEISEERINLLNTVEGNKGQMYIYNSLLSEYGVLGFDYGYAMANPNTLTIWEAQFGDFSNGAQIIFDQYLSAAEDKWKLQNGIVVLLPHGYEGQGSEHSSARMERYLQLCAIDNMIVTNCTTPANFYHLLRRQMIRKYRKPLIVFTPKSLLRHPLVTSTLDEFSKGSFQEVIDDTIDPNNVTKLVFCTGKFYYDLLAERTNLERNDIALVRIEQLFPLHLDKLQQIIDKYPNVKNYVWAQEEPENMGAWSYMLQRFRLVHLEVASQPFYAVPAAGSSARFKRRHQRIIDKIFQTNE
- a CDS encoding TonB-dependent receptor: MKKIIIILINIVFIGQTIFAQDSNKSASITGKTTSNGAEIPYVSIFLKGTTIGTTTNENAEFNIINLKPGFYTIQIQSIGFKPFEQNIELENNENKHINIELEPDVLGLEEVVVTGNRSRIMRKKASTIVNVINAEIFQSTQSATLSEGLNFCSGLRMENDCQNCGFSQVRMNGLEGPYSQILINSRPIFSGLAGVYGLELIPSNMIEKVEIIRGGGSALYGSNAIAGTINLLLKDPTQDAYEIGITDSFIGVGGNGDNTATDYTLNFNATVVGEDDKNGVSIYGFHRNRKPYDDNNDSFSEIASLNNTTLGSRMFQKLGTRAKVSLDFFHINEKRRGGNKFDLPNHEADISEAVEHHLTTAAVTFEQYYRENDLLSIFASSQKINRDSYYGAEQSLSDYGNTKDFTFNTGVQYNAKFKNSELVSGIENTYSALKDKKLGYVEYSISNLGDLVETHYNNTIVSDQKMNTLGLFSQYDIRLNKFKLSLGARFDTYKVEDKEKQADDKTGNVFSPRVNLLYDIQPNFQARLSYSAGYRAPQIFDEDLHIETSGSRKVIHENASDLEQETSDSFMLSFDYSKIFENNSNLGILIEGFYTKLNNPFVNEFSDPSADGVVTYLRVNADEGATVSGVNFELNYVPNADLKLKAGYTFQTSEYEEAQEFNEKSFFRTPDSYGFFTADWELTDTWCVIGTGTFTGKMLVPYFGADLANPEDGELRESDTFFDAGLKITKTIKLAHNNLEISGGIKNIFNSFQEDFDTGIDRDPAYIYGPMTPRTIYFGLKFGNILN